The Salmo salar chromosome ssa06, Ssal_v3.1, whole genome shotgun sequence sequence aatatgccagggagatatgtatactgtagctaagaaagtaatactaagtgtatgttgtgtagtaagaggttagtagcccatgtgcctcaccctaataatttggtctatttacccctcttaattttgcctaatGTTCTACTGCCTATAACCtgctttagagaaatgtaatcatcaaatattgtaagagctttcattatcTGCtgatatgccccctttatttatcctacggttctaacttggtgaacagggagagcactataagaacggcccatgttctgaattctgtcgctgtacatttcaaaagtgctaaagaAATGGTTATATTGACTAACTTTACGTCCGTCCTAGGTCACTCATTGTCTTAATCTatttacggattgcctcttatccacttgtcGTCCACTTATGCCATAGttagtacatctcaattgtcattagaaaccacatttgtttaagcaagtcagccatatcagctatgtttttttaaaggcagtaaatgaggctgaatgaactgtttcgctgccagacaaggctctgctgatagccaggtgtagcagtggtaatatGTTAGGGCCTACAAAAAGCagtcctaacagtttgtgggcaccgtttgtcaccgttacagtgcaattaatgtattgtttggtgttgtgttgtggctttgctagCATGCATTCCACCCGTTTATTTTTTGCCCcagcaagatttacatgctaaaatcaccactggtaCGGGCTAATAGTACACGCCATTGTGGTCCATCATTGGAAACCTAAATGTCAAAGTGGCCACTTTATTGAAGGGTCATACTGTTAAATGGTATTGCTCCATGTATAGTAGCCCCAACTGTGTTACTACACAGCCTACAATAAAACAagtcctgtaaaaaaaaaaacctgtcaacCCGCTTACTCTTACTGATCTGTGTTCTCTTTTGAAGGGTTCTGCAAGATCCTGCAGGGAAAGGACGAGTCTGGTATCGAATCAGAGATAGTGGCTGGGATCCCACGACGTAAGAGGAGTCCAGACTTATCCCCAGGACTGGGGTCGACTCAGGACTgtggtccatttaaaataaaattGTCTTCAGTTTATGAAGTGGAAATAATAAAACATTCAGTAATTTTTACTCTTGTGTGTAAAACCTATGAATATCTTTGGAACAAGTAGATATTTTattgaaatacatatttttttacattttcatattGTCAATGATCAGAAGCATGTTGATGGCTAGCTGTTAAGTACAAAACACTAGTTTGTTCTACATTTGTATAATGCAATGACTATTATGTTGACTGTACTCCAATGGCAAGTTGTTTAAAATAACCTAAGAGGCATTAGGAGGTTTCGACAAAAATTGAGTTTATGACATTTGAAACAGAGcggaaaaaaataacaatagtgaaagacagacagtatgttgaaAAATAACCAACCTATGAACCCCATTTAAATCCATGAGAAAGCTCACAGTACCATTTACAATCATCTTTAAAGACATACATAGACATTACAAACATCTTCTAATGACCGATGTTGGGGAAGTAAAGCATTACTTTTCCAGAAAAGATTTCCCCACCGTTCCCATGATCCGATCTGGACTTGTTTCCTCATTGGGTCCTCCGGCGAGCGGAGAAACCTATTTGGAGAATTGTCACGACAGCTGTCCATAAAAATTGATAGAGGGCGCACCTCTGATCTTTGCCATTGATCGCTTCTGTGATAGCAAAGCCAGTAGAGGGCTTCACCGATTCGTGGCAAGTGTGCGCTCTATGCAATGGTCGCACTGGCGGCATATTGTGAATGAAAAGGAAATAGAGGTTTTGCTTATATAATAGGCTAGGTTGTGCACAACATCCATTTCAATGGATGACATAAATAGGCAATTCcaatttttctatattttttcttcttcatttgtTTAACTTTCCCAATACGAGGGAATGTATCTGACAGCAGACTCTCTTAAAaatctctctgggctaggcgggacgaattcgtcccacctacgcaacagccagtgtaatccagtggcgcgattttcaaataccttaaaaatcctattacttcaatttctcaaacatatgactattttacagctatttaaagacaagactctcgttaatctaaccacactgtccgatttcaaaaagactttacaacgaaagcaaaacattagattatgtcagcagagtacacagccagaaataatcagacacccatttttcaagctagcatatgtcacaaaaacccagaagacagctaaatgcagcactaacctttgatgatcttcatcagatgacacccctaggacattatgttatacaatacatgcatgttttgttcaatcaagttcatatttatataaaaaaacagctttttacattagcatgtgacgttcagaactagcatacactaaacttccggggaatttactaacaatttactaaattactcacaataaacgttcacaaaaagcataacaattattttaagaattatagatacagaactcctctatgcactcgatatgtccgattttaaaatagctttttggtgaaagcacattttgcaatattctaagtacatagcccagccatcacgggctagctatttagacacccggcaagtttagccttcaccaaaatcagatttactataacaaaaatgttattacctttgttgtcttcgtcagaatgcactcccaggacttctacttcaataacaaatgttggtttggtcccaaataatccatcgttatatccaaatagcggcgttttgttagtgcgttccagaaactatccgaaatggtaaatcagggtcgtgcgcatggcgcaattgcgacaaaaaaaattctaaatattccattaccgtgcttgaagcatgtcaaccgctgtttaaaatcaatttttatgcaatttatctcgtaaaaaagcgataatattccgaccgggaatctccttttcggtaaacagaggaaaaaacaaagacggggggcggccagtgcacgcgcctaagcccacagtcccttgatcggccacttgagaaaggcgataatgtgtttcagcctggggctggaatgacgacattcaggtttttcccgggctctgagagcctattggagccgtgggaagtgtcacgttaccgcagagatcctttgtaatggaatgagatgtcaaagaaagacaataaatggtcagacaggccacttcctgtaaaggaatctctcaggttttgacctgccatttgagttctgttatactcacagacaccattcaaacagttttagaaactttggagtgttttctatccaaagccaataattatatgcatattctagttactgggcaggagtaggagtaggaaccagattaaatcgggtacgttttttatccagccgtgtcaatactgccccctagccctaacaggttaaaattatTTCCCTGTTCCAAATTATCCATCTTCATGAAATGATTCAGCAAATAGCCTTGTCTACTCGTAGTTTGTATGTATGCCTATTGCCTATGCATATAGATTATAAATTACCATTGTGCATTGTTTAGACAGACCTTCAATTTTATGATCAGTGCGCTGGAATATGGCTGCAGTTTGGGGATTATCAATTTGTACCACTTGTTTTCTATCAAGCCAAAGGAGGACACATGGAATTATTGATTTAGATGGTTGAATTTACAGAAAAGTAGGGCGATATTTTCTTGATTTGTAAATGGATGAAAACAACAGTGCTTAGCCTACAtctcaccagtggaggctgcggaGGGGAGGACTcctcattataatggctggaacggaacgaatgaaatggcatcaaacgcatggaaccatgtgtttgataccattgcacttactccgctccagccattaccacaagcccgtcctccccaattaaggtgccaccaacctcctgtgcatcTCACAGTGCATAAAGAGGTAGTGTTGTGTGAGAAGCTACCTATACTCTGGTATAATCTTCAATGCAAACATAAATACATCAGTGAATAGATCAGACTACACCACTTAGGAAATAGTTGTGACCAAGATGTTCCTGATCGGGTTGAAGGATAAAAAAAATGAATTAGATGAACCCATCTTTTGTAGAGCGTGTGTGGCTTACCTCACTCCCTCTGAGGCTCAGAAAGTTAAACAAACTGAGGTTTTGAGATTTATTTGCAAAGTAatataacaagtaatataacatgTTACTTTCATGTAATATTATGTAATATTACTTTTTCAAGTAACTACTCCCAACACTGCTAATGACACATGCATTACAGCATGACACCTTCCTACCCAGTTACTTATCGAACATTAAACAGTCACTGGACTGGCATCTGCAGGGGTTGGAGGGCAGTAATCCTCAAATGTGTCATCAACAGCTTGGAGAATGTGATGAACTACACTCAGCAGCAGGATGTCAGTGTTGCAGCTCACAGACAGTTCACTGGAGTAGTTCTTAACTGGAAGCACATAGGACACTGGCAAACCCACCACCTCGGCTGCCTTCTGCATCTGTGGCACAGCAAAACACAAGATAGAAGATGGATTGCAGATATAATGGTTTTACAACACATTAAACTACACCTAATCTTCAACTTTTGAAGTAGGCCTACCTTCTCCTGTAGGATCCGGCTGGAGTAGACAAACTTCACATCCTCTTGGACGGCATGACACACCTGGTCCACATGGGTCAACAGAACCACCTGGGGGATGTCTGGAGGGCACAGGGTCatatagatgtaggatcttaattttatcACTCTTTTGCTGCTGAGAatgttcctgcacagcaggaaatgcaaacttgtagtgtatttgagttgtAAAAagtcttctaaagtttgtaatttccatgttgaaatttcagacttgatttgccttaTGTAAAATGTATCAACCTCTGCAAAAATgtgcattaattataatccacataataattaacatttcctgctgtagcaaactggctcaaattaagatcctacatctgtatacaagagtcagtgtgtgtgtgtgtgtgtgtgtgtgtgtgtgtgtgtgtgtgtgtgtgtgtgtgtgtgtgtgtgtttctgaaatCTCACCTATGTCTGAGATTTCTACTTGAAGTGACCTCAGTGTCTCTGTAAGATCCTCACTGGTGGTCATGACTTGGCAGGCATTCAAAACAAACACCGCACAATGGATTTGGTCATTTACTGATGGATTAGGTCT is a genomic window containing:
- the LOC106607951 gene encoding interferon-induced protein 44-like, producing MTLCPPDIPQVVLLTHVDQVCHAVQEDVKFVYSSRILQEKMQKAAEVVGLPVSYVLPVKNYSSELSVSCNTDILLLSVVHHILQAVDDTFEDYCPPTPADASPVTV